The following are from one region of the Streptomyces rubrogriseus genome:
- a CDS encoding long-chain fatty acid--CoA ligase has product MSPREDTVLSTMQDVPLLISRILTHGSTIHGSSQVTTWTGEDEPHRRSFAEIGARAAQLAHALREDLAVGDDERVATLMWNNAEHVEAYFAIPSMGAVLHTLNLRLPPEQLAWIVNHAADRVVLANGSLLPLLAPLLPHLKTVEHVVVTGPGDRSLLDGAAVQVHEYEDLIAGKPTAYDWPELDERAAAAMCYTSGTTGDPKGVVYSHRSIYLHSMQVNMAQSMGLTDQDTSLVVVPQFHVNAWGLPHATFMTGVNMLMPDRFLQPAPLAAMIEGERPTHAAAVPTIWQGLLAELTATPRDVSSLTQVTIGGSACPPSLMEAFDALGMRVCHAWGMTETSPLGTIARPPAHVVGTPEEFAYRLTQGRFPAGVEARLTGPGGERLPWDGESAGELEVRGNWIAGAYYNGPGADPLRPDDKFSADGWLKTGDVGTISPDGFLTLTDRAKDVIKSGGEWISSVELENALMAHPDVAEAAVVAVPDDKWGERPLATVVLREGASTDFAALRTFLAEDGKIAKWQLPERWTVIETVPKTSVGKFDKKVLRRQYADGGLDVTRL; this is encoded by the coding sequence GCTCCTTCGCCGAGATCGGTGCCCGCGCCGCCCAGCTGGCGCACGCCCTGCGCGAGGACCTCGCCGTCGGCGACGACGAACGCGTGGCGACCCTCATGTGGAACAACGCCGAGCACGTCGAGGCCTACTTCGCGATCCCCTCCATGGGCGCGGTCCTCCACACCCTCAATCTCCGCCTCCCGCCCGAGCAGCTGGCCTGGATCGTGAACCACGCCGCCGACCGGGTCGTGCTCGCCAACGGTTCGCTGCTGCCGCTGCTCGCCCCGCTGCTGCCGCACCTGAAGACGGTCGAGCACGTCGTCGTCACCGGGCCGGGCGACCGCTCGCTGCTGGACGGGGCCGCCGTCCAGGTGCACGAGTACGAGGACCTGATCGCCGGGAAGCCGACCGCCTACGACTGGCCCGAGCTGGACGAGCGGGCCGCGGCCGCCATGTGCTACACCTCCGGCACCACCGGCGACCCCAAGGGCGTGGTCTACAGCCACCGCTCCATCTACCTGCACTCCATGCAGGTCAACATGGCCCAGTCGATGGGCCTGACCGACCAGGACACGTCGCTGGTCGTGGTCCCGCAGTTCCACGTCAACGCCTGGGGGCTGCCGCACGCCACCTTCATGACCGGCGTGAACATGCTGATGCCGGACCGCTTCCTGCAGCCCGCGCCCCTCGCCGCGATGATCGAGGGCGAGCGGCCGACGCACGCCGCCGCCGTCCCCACCATCTGGCAGGGCCTGCTGGCCGAGCTGACGGCCACGCCCCGCGACGTCTCGTCCCTCACCCAGGTCACCATCGGCGGCTCGGCCTGTCCCCCCTCCCTCATGGAGGCGTTCGACGCGCTCGGCATGCGGGTCTGCCACGCCTGGGGCATGACGGAGACCTCGCCGCTCGGCACGATCGCCCGGCCGCCGGCCCACGTGGTCGGGACGCCGGAGGAGTTCGCCTACCGCCTCACGCAGGGGCGCTTCCCGGCCGGCGTCGAGGCCCGGCTCACCGGTCCCGGCGGCGAGCGCCTGCCCTGGGACGGCGAGTCCGCCGGTGAGCTGGAGGTGCGCGGCAACTGGATCGCCGGTGCTTACTACAACGGCCCCGGGGCCGATCCGCTGCGTCCCGACGACAAGTTCAGCGCGGACGGCTGGCTGAAGACCGGTGACGTCGGCACGATCTCCCCGGACGGTTTCCTCACCCTCACCGACCGGGCCAAGGACGTGATCAAGTCCGGCGGCGAGTGGATCTCCTCGGTCGAGCTGGAGAACGCGCTGATGGCCCACCCGGACGTCGCCGAGGCCGCGGTCGTCGCCGTACCGGACGACAAATGGGGCGAGCGTCCGCTGGCCACCGTCGTCCTCAGGGAGGGCGCCAGCACCGACTTCGCCGCCCTGCGCACCTTCCTCGCCGAGGACGGCAAGATCGCCAAGTGGCAGCTGCCGGAACGCTGGACGGTCATCGAGACGGTGCCGAAGACGAGCGTCGGCAAGTTCGACAAGAAGGTGCTGCGCCGGCAGTACGCCGACGGCGGTCTCGACGTCACCCGCCTCTGA